A segment of the Pseudanabaena sp. BC1403 genome:
GATTGAAAATATACATAAACGAGCCGTAAAGCATCGGATCACCTTCGCATAATACCGCCACATCCCGACCTCCTTCTAAATGTTCGGCGATCTTTTCGGCAGCAATATCGTAATAGGGTTGTGAGGAGCGCTCGACACTAAAAGGAAGTGGCATCGGCACTTCAATTTGCTCAGGACGAATAAAATCAGCAACGATCGCCCTTGCCAAAACCTTGCCACTTTCCATAGTTGGATAGGCGATCACGGGAACTGAAGTCAATATGCGATGCGCTTTGATGGTCAATAGCTCTGGATCGCCAGGCCCAATTCCCAAGCCATACAGATTTCCTTTCTTTGCAATTACTTCTTCAACTGGGTTCATACTAACAATCCTAAATCATGTGTGAGAGAATCTTTTCCTTGCATAGCTTGACTAGTAGCGGCAATTCATGAATTACCCTTACTAACAAATTAAGTACATTGCTATAGCTCATTCTCCATCGCTAATGCATTCAAGGCTGCGGCAGCCATCGCACTACCCCCACGCCGACCATGAATAGTCAAAAAGGGAACGCCACGACTGTTTGCTGCCAAAGCCGCCTTTGATTCGATCGCACCGACAAAACCAACGGGGAATCCTAGTATAACGGCTGGTTTGGGCAAACCTTGATCTAGCATTTCTAATAATCGAAATAGTGCCGTTGGTGCATTACCGATCGCTACGATCGATCCCTCGATATGCGATCGCCATAGTTCCATTGCGGCGGCTGATCGAGTATTGCCAATTGTTTTAGCAATTTCTGGCACTTCAGGCTCATTTAAGGTGCAAATTACAGGATTATTGGCTGGTAGGCGCTTGCGGGTGACTCCATTAGCAACCATTTGCGCGTCACAGAGAATATTTGCGCCATTTTTCAGCGCTGCCCTACCAATTTTCACCACATCTTCGGAATAGCCAAGATCTTTGATAATATCCGTCATCCCACAGGCATGAATTAAACGCACAGCAACTACTTCTAAGTCCTGTGGCAAGATTGATAAATCCGCCTCAGCGCGAATTGTGGCAAAGGACTTTTGATAAATTTCATTGCCATCACGGATATAGTCAAGCATGTAACTGGTTAAAGGGGATCTCAAGTATTACGCAAATAAACCAAGAACTCAAGTTCTTGGTTTATTTGATCAAGTCCACTGAAGTAGACTACAAAATACTTCTAAGCAACCCGTTTCAACGGGTTTTAGCTTTTAGCCCGCACTTGAGTGCAGGGCTTCTGCGTAAGGTGAGTTAATAAGTAATTTGCAAAGTCACTAAAGCCTCGACTTTCTGCTCGCCAGCCAAAATTGGCATAGAAGCAGCTTTGTTTGCAAATGTGTCCATGCGTGGTTGTGGAACTGGATAAGCGATCGCTGAATCACTAATATTAATCGTCTTGATGGTTTTGGGCGTAAAACCTAAGGCACTTAAAACAGTATTAGATTGAGTTTGAGCATCTTTAATCGCATCTTGAAGAGCGAGTTGCTTAGCGGCATTTAACTCGGTATCGGTGGCGATAAAGCTGATTTGCTCAATTTGATTTGCACCTGAGTTAACAGCAGCATCAAGGACTGAGCCCGCTTGATCGATCGATACTACAAAACTCACACTAGTCTGTCCTGTGAAACCTTCTTGGCGTTGGCGATTATTTTCATAGACATACTTGGGATTAAGCTGAATACTGGTGGTTTGCAATTTCTCAACGTTTAGTTGCTGCAAGCGCGAGACAATGCTATTAGCTTGACGCGCAACTTCTTCTTGAACAGCGATCGCTGTTTTTCCTTCCACATTTACCCCAAGCTGAATTCTTGCTTTAGTGGTTTTGACAGAGCGTTCACCACGTCCTGTGACCGTGAGAACCCGCTCATTTTTGATTTCAGAATACTTTGCAGAAGATTCTTGTGCCTTTGCTGAAGGTGCGATCGCCGCGATCGATGGAACACAAAAAGCAAGACTGAGAACAAATGTAGTTAAGTGACGCATATGATTAAATCCTTACGAACCTTTGCTTTTACGATATTGTTGTTTTTACTGTTTTGAAGATATCACCTGAATTAAATAGGATTCGACGAGGTTACATTTTCGGTAACGTCTAAAAGTTAGGTTCCCATTTTTAATAAAGAAGCAATTTTTTGTGTCGCGGCAAAGCCGCGACACAAAAAATTGCTTCTTTATTTAGATTTTGATATCGCGGCGCGTGATTCGACCATTAGGTGCATCAATATATCGGGGCAATGTACTTTGATCGATAACTTTTAGCGTATCCATATCGTAGGTTGTATAAATCGTTTCCGCAGTTTCCAACTTAATATCGATTACTGACACTGTTCTATTTGGTGCTAGATCACCACTTAGTAAGCGACGAGGCCCATCACCTAAAACGCCTGCATGGAGTAGTTCTAATTTGCCTTTATGAGCAGGATAGTAAGCGTGATGATGTCCACTAATATAGGTATGCACATTATATTTTTCTAATAAGGCTCTAAGACGCTCAGAATCTTCCAAGTAATTGCCAGCAGTCTCCCGCCCCTTGGAAACTGCATAGAGTGGCAAGTGCCCGATCGCAATTCGTAACTTCGCCTTTTTCGCAGCTTCACTAGCGAGACTCTTTTCCACCCACTTCAATTGTTCTGATGGAATTTCAGATGTAGATGCATCCCAAGTTAAAAAGAAGACATCATTTTGCTCAAATGTATAGTAAAAAGGAAATCCTGCACGATCAACAAAGTTTAAATTTGGATCGTTTTTGGGATCATTCCAGTATTTGAGCACAGCATTGCGATCGTTCTCAAAGGTGGATTTTCCGCCAAAGGAGGAGCCTGATGCATCATGATTCCCAATCGTAAATCCAAAGGGAAGTTTGGCTTTGCGAATTGGTGCGGCAATATG
Coding sequences within it:
- a CDS encoding SIMPL domain-containing protein yields the protein MRHLTTFVLSLAFCVPSIAAIAPSAKAQESSAKYSEIKNERVLTVTGRGERSVKTTKARIQLGVNVEGKTAIAVQEEVARQANSIVSRLQQLNVEKLQTTSIQLNPKYVYENNRQRQEGFTGQTSVSFVVSIDQAGSVLDAAVNSGANQIEQISFIATDTELNAAKQLALQDAIKDAQTQSNTVLSALGFTPKTIKTINISDSAIAYPVPQPRMDTFANKAASMPILAGEQKVEALVTLQITY
- a CDS encoding metallophosphoesterase is translated as MAFKRRQLLIFGGLVLGGGIGGAAFSGILNRKPDVAPTETASPIANNPKPTKSPTVKRSSNPAPKGLYAPVRGDVRIVVVSDLNSAYGSTDYIDQVKQAIAFLPDWEPDLVLCGGDMVAGQDNTLKPSEIEAMWKGFDKHIAAPIRKAKLPFGFTIGNHDASGSSFGGKSTFENDRNAVLKYWNDPKNDPNLNFVDRAGFPFYYTFEQNDVFFLTWDASTSEIPSEQLKWVEKSLASEAAKKAKLRIAIGHLPLYAVSKGRETAGNYLEDSERLRALLEKYNVHTYISGHHHAYYPAHKGKLELLHAGVLGDGPRRLLSGDLAPNRTVSVIDIKLETAETIYTTYDMDTLKVIDQSTLPRYIDAPNGRITRRDIKI
- a CDS encoding precorrin-8X methylmutase encodes the protein MLDYIRDGNEIYQKSFATIRAEADLSILPQDLEVVAVRLIHACGMTDIIKDLGYSEDVVKIGRAALKNGANILCDAQMVANGVTRKRLPANNPVICTLNEPEVPEIAKTIGNTRSAAAMELWRSHIEGSIVAIGNAPTALFRLLEMLDQGLPKPAVILGFPVGFVGAIESKAALAANSRGVPFLTIHGRRGGSAMAAAALNALAMENEL